A window of Methanooceanicella nereidis genomic DNA:
TGACCTTACAATAATCCTTACAATTTTCCGTGACCTTCGACAGTTCTATATTTATGACAAGGGGGCCGTTAGAATGTTTTATCGCATTGCCGACCAGGCTGGAAAAAACATCGAATAGCAACTCGTTCGCCATGACGAGGCATCCTTCTACCGGGGAATAGGATATGGTCACGTCGCGTCCGGGGACATTAGAGTATTGTTCCTTGATCTCCGATAATATTGCACTGATGTCTATGGGGCAGTTCTGGAACTCTCCCGCCTTAGACCTCTGCGCCTTTCTCACGTTGCCAATCAGTTTTGAGCTATTCTTTAATATTTCAAATGGCTTCAATAACAGTTTTCGGCCATCTTCATCAAGTTCAATACTATCCAGCGCCAGCTCAAGGTATCCCATAGCGATCTGATTCATATTATTGATGTCGTGGCCCATGAGATCCACGTAAAGCTCGGCCTGTATCTTTGCTTCCTGAAGCTCTTTTTCGACACGCTTGCGCTCTGTGATATCCTGTAAAGTTCCTGACATCCTGGCCGCTTTGCCGTGATCGTCATACGTGACCTCACCCTGGCCATGGATGATACGCTCTTCGCCATCCGGTAAAATGATACGAAAGTCAATATTAAACGGTCTATCAGAATAGATCGCGTCATTAACCGATTTTTTTACTATCTCCCGATCGTCAGGATGGATGATATTGTAAAAAGACTCGAACCCGTTCTTACAGTTTTCAGGGTCCATACGGCAGATATTGTAGATCTCCTCGGACCAGCGGATCCTGTTATTTTTAATGTCCCACTCATAGCTTCCGAGGCGGGCTATTCGCTGCGATGTCGCGAGATTCTTCTCGCTCTCCTTTAACGCTTTTTCAGCCTGTTTACGCTCGGTGATATCCCGGATAATGCTGAAAAGCACACGCTCTCCGTCGAACGATATGCCCTGCGAGCTTACCTCTACCGGGAAAGATGTCCCATCCTTTCGCCTGTGGACCGTCTCAAAAAGGATACCCCGGTCATCAGCCTCTTCCATCTGCTCTTCGACCAGGGGGCTTGACGATGATTCTCTGAGGTCATAAATGTTCATCCCCAATAGTTCCGGCCCTTTATATCCATAAGCTTTAATAGCCGCATCGTTTGCTTCAAGGATACTGCCGTCCCTGCCAATAAAAAGAATGATGTCGCGGGCATGCTTGCATAGTATCTCATATTTCTTTGAGACCTTGTCCAATTGCTTATGACTCTTTTTATAGATATTGAAGGCTGAAAGTTCCCTTTTAATCTCATTTAGCTCTATGATGAGCTCGTCATAAG
This region includes:
- a CDS encoding PAS domain-containing sensor histidine kinase → MNDSARSYDELIIELNEIKRELSAFNIYKKSHKQLDKVSKKYEILCKHARDIILFIGRDGSILEANDAAIKAYGYKGPELLGMNIYDLRESSSSPLVEEQMEEADDRGILFETVHRRKDGTSFPVEVSSQGISFDGERVLFSIIRDITERKQAEKALKESEKNLATSQRIARLGSYEWDIKNNRIRWSEEIYNICRMDPENCKNGFESFYNIIHPDDREIVKKSVNDAIYSDRPFNIDFRIILPDGEERIIHGQGEVTYDDHGKAARMSGTLQDITERKRVEKELQEAKIQAELYVDLMGHDINNMNQIAMGYLELALDSIELDEDGRKLLLKPFEILKNSSKLIGNVRKAQRSKAGEFQNCPIDISAILSEIKEQYSNVPGRDVTISYSPVEGCLVMANELLFDVFSSLVGNAIKHSNGPLVINIELSKVTENCKDYCKVIVEDNGPGIPDSLKNKLFERLSLIKTRASGKGFGLCLTKMLVDDFNGTFRVEDRVPGDHTKGCRLVVLIPEA